One Gossypium hirsutum isolate 1008001.06 chromosome A11, Gossypium_hirsutum_v2.1, whole genome shotgun sequence genomic window carries:
- the LOC107959029 gene encoding secreted RxLR effector protein 161-like: MEECMVASTLMNQKENLCKEDGANKVDEGYFRSLIGCLMYLTATRLDILNVVSILSRFMHCASELHLKAAKRVIRYVKGTSEFGVKFIRSKEFKLVGFSDSDWGGSIDDMRSTSGYCFTLGFGVFSWSLKKQ; this comes from the coding sequence ATGGAGGAGTGCATGGTAGCAAGCACTCTAATGAATCAGAAAGAGAATTTGTGCAAAGAAGATGGTGCTAACAAAGTTGATGAAGGATATTTCAGGAGTTTGATTGGTTGCTTGATGTATCTCACAGCAACAAGGCTTGATATTTTGAATGTTGTAAGTATTTTGTCTCGATTCATGCATTGTGCAAGTGAATTACATCTCAAGGCAGCCAAAAGAGTGATTCGATATGTCAAAGGCACAAGTGAGTTTGGTGTTAAGTTCATAAGGAGCAAGGAGTTCAAACTGGTTGGTTTTTCTGACAGTGATTGGGGAGGTTCCATTGATGATATGAGGAGCACTTCAGGCTACTGTTTTACTCTTGGCTTTGGTGTTTTCTCATGGAGCTTGAAGAAGCAATAA